From a region of the Xylanibacillus composti genome:
- a CDS encoding nitrous oxide reductase accessory protein NosL, with amino-acid sequence MNKRGLGKFIAVLLGLSVLAACGQEQYEPQAINEETDICVICNMAVKDDQYATQIVTKDRQSLKFDDIGCMNEWKTEHGTDMIGAQFVRDYHSLEWILYEQAYYVYDASIKTPMAYGILSFEQESDAQAYIDEHGVGKLMTAEDLANHSWEVNRDMMHMPGHSHDADGHMKEIEDDHGHDDEAEQHS; translated from the coding sequence ATGAATAAGAGAGGATTAGGAAAATTTATTGCCGTGTTGCTAGGATTGAGTGTGCTTGCTGCATGCGGCCAGGAGCAGTATGAGCCGCAAGCCATTAACGAAGAAACAGATATTTGTGTGATCTGCAACATGGCCGTGAAGGATGATCAGTATGCCACACAGATCGTCACGAAAGATAGGCAATCGCTGAAATTCGATGATATTGGCTGTATGAACGAGTGGAAGACCGAGCATGGCACCGACATGATTGGCGCCCAGTTCGTTCGGGATTACCACAGTTTGGAATGGATTCTTTACGAACAAGCGTATTATGTGTATGACGCATCGATCAAGACACCGATGGCATATGGAATTCTGTCTTTCGAGCAAGAGTCTGACGCACAAGCGTACATCGACGAGCATGGCGTCGGCAAGCTTATGACCGCCGAGGATTTGGCGAACCATTCGTGGGAAGTGAACCGGGACATGATGCACATGCCGGGCCACTCGCACGATGCCGACGGACATATGAAGGAGATAGAGGATGATCACGGTCATGATGATGAGGCGGAGCAGCATTCATGA
- a CDS encoding right-handed parallel beta-helix repeat-containing protein, with amino-acid sequence MQLTWACTLLIVSLAAAGNAQWNKVLRFAGMSPVAVAAVPNLSLQAQVDQSPPGSMLLVPPGSYEGPLVITKPIELRGEQGGTVTLHHTGDQPTLRIEAEHVKIAGLQIVDEGHKEAPAIQVLGNEILLDDLVVRTASTAILIQDSREVEIMRSSIEWNGAADTMPFARRNGVDLYQAHDILLSDNTIVGMRDGIYLENSDNVKISGNRIEGSRYGIHSMYTHGTVIRENTGAQNVTGAMVMAARDVQVTGNVFAKQDQNVHAQGILLYDVHESVVRDNTVEGNRVGLYVEQATHNEILDNRLSYNFIGLQLMKTENNVIRGNAFIGNVSDAQAKNSTENKLAGNYWDTFQGIDIDGDGLSDTSYAIHPFFVSLTQQRPVFQLFFQSPGIRFLESFVETERNEWTTDPSPLMEPPESIRSNHDKADRRTGITGMLLLGCSCLLLFRFRRKKA; translated from the coding sequence TTGCAATTGACATGGGCCTGTACTCTACTGATCGTCAGCTTGGCTGCTGCCGGGAATGCGCAATGGAACAAAGTGTTGCGTTTCGCGGGAATGTCGCCTGTTGCGGTCGCAGCAGTTCCGAATCTCTCCCTGCAAGCACAAGTAGATCAAAGTCCGCCTGGGAGCATGTTGCTGGTTCCGCCTGGCAGCTATGAAGGACCGCTGGTCATTACGAAGCCGATTGAGCTAAGGGGTGAGCAAGGAGGGACAGTTACGCTGCACCACACTGGGGATCAGCCGACGCTTCGAATCGAGGCTGAGCACGTGAAGATAGCCGGACTGCAAATTGTGGATGAGGGACACAAGGAGGCTCCCGCAATCCAGGTGCTGGGGAATGAGATTCTTCTGGATGATCTGGTTGTGCGTACGGCTTCTACCGCAATTCTGATTCAGGATTCGCGGGAAGTTGAAATAATGCGCAGTTCAATTGAATGGAACGGCGCAGCCGATACCATGCCTTTCGCCAGAAGAAATGGCGTCGATCTCTATCAAGCGCATGACATTTTGCTATCCGACAATACCATCGTAGGAATGCGTGACGGCATCTACTTGGAGAACAGCGACAACGTTAAGATCAGCGGGAACCGGATTGAAGGTTCGCGTTACGGTATCCACAGTATGTACACGCATGGCACGGTAATCCGCGAGAACACCGGCGCGCAGAATGTTACAGGGGCTATGGTGATGGCCGCCCGCGATGTGCAAGTGACTGGCAACGTGTTCGCCAAGCAGGATCAAAATGTTCATGCCCAGGGCATCCTGCTCTATGATGTTCACGAATCGGTTGTACGGGACAACACAGTTGAAGGCAATCGTGTCGGACTCTATGTGGAGCAGGCCACCCATAATGAGATTTTGGACAACCGATTGTCCTACAACTTTATTGGACTTCAACTAATGAAGACAGAGAACAACGTCATTCGCGGCAATGCTTTCATAGGAAATGTGTCAGACGCACAGGCCAAGAACAGCACGGAAAATAAGCTTGCGGGCAATTACTGGGATACCTTCCAAGGCATCGACATCGATGGAGATGGATTAAGCGATACTAGCTATGCCATTCATCCGTTCTTTGTAAGCTTGACCCAGCAAAGGCCTGTATTTCAACTGTTCTTCCAGTCTCCCGGCATTCGCTTCTTGGAAAGCTTCGTGGAGACGGAGCGCAACGAATGGACGACCGATCCGTCCCCGCTTATGGAGCCGCCAGAGTCGATCAGGTCCAATCATGATAAAGCGGATCGAAGAACCGGCATAACGGGCATGCTGCTGCTTGGTTGTTCTTGCTTGCTACTATTTCGGTTTAGGAGGAAAAAGGCATGA
- a CDS encoding MBL fold metallo-hydrolase, which produces MHTDLCEVITINTRSLDFSNYCYLIADEQRKEAFVVDPAWEAEKIIHEAEKRDCTLSGILLTHAHNDHVNAVHPLAERYKLPVYMSQTEIDRYGFRVQGLEKLADLDQLQVGAINITCILTPGHTAGSMCYLTADSAFTGDTLFAEGCGACDSDGSSADQLFDSLQRLRKLIPPEARLYPGHSFSAFPGQRMEQVLKENLYLAIRKKEEFIQFRMRKNQGSFFNFR; this is translated from the coding sequence ATGCACACCGATTTATGTGAAGTGATTACCATTAATACGCGTTCACTTGATTTCTCCAACTATTGCTACTTGATCGCGGATGAACAGCGAAAGGAAGCATTTGTTGTAGATCCTGCCTGGGAAGCGGAGAAAATCATTCATGAAGCGGAGAAAAGGGACTGTACGCTGTCCGGCATTTTGCTCACACATGCGCATAACGATCATGTCAATGCGGTGCATCCGTTGGCGGAACGCTACAAGCTCCCTGTTTATATGTCGCAGACCGAAATTGACCGCTACGGATTCAGAGTCCAAGGTCTGGAGAAGCTTGCCGATCTTGATCAGCTGCAAGTTGGCGCCATCAACATCACATGCATTCTGACTCCCGGCCATACGGCTGGAAGCATGTGCTATCTCACTGCGGACAGCGCCTTTACCGGCGACACCTTGTTTGCAGAAGGATGCGGCGCTTGCGATTCCGATGGTTCCTCCGCCGACCAATTATTTGACAGTCTGCAGCGCTTGCGGAAGCTTATTCCGCCCGAAGCCAGACTATATCCGGGGCATTCCTTCTCGGCATTCCCGGGACAGAGAATGGAGCAGGTGTTGAAGGAAAACCTGTATTTGGCCATCCGCAAAAAAGAGGAGTTTATCCAGTTTAGAATGCGCAAGAATCAGGGATCATTCTTCAACTTCAGATAG